Proteins from a single region of Haloterrigena alkaliphila:
- a CDS encoding lactate racemase domain-containing protein, protein MEIPLGTDAIDVSLPHCDVTVAEPAGGATVDVRAAAERALEEPIGPPLEARVDPADEVTIVVTDITRKAPDDVLLDVLLERLADRGVDRDQVTVVIGLGLHRPMTDDEIEAMLGPHADLAVNHDPESVVDVGAVGPDDDVPVEIGRPVAEADAVLSTGVVEPHQYAGFSGGAKTVVVGAGSESIIRYTHGPEMLAREGVRLGRVADNPFRETIDRAGDLAGLDFSINLSYGPSGVLGVRAGESRGVVRELAAVARDALSVPIDRTFDAVVCGVGAPKDANLYQATRGATYVALGDRNPLRESGRLVVPAALPEGAGDGTGERRFYRRLSETADAETLYAAMREGYEPGAQRAFVVARVLRDHDLYVTNSGAPGVVEECLMHAESDVSDALEAGSEVLVVPDALNTLLVDGGGRSQG, encoded by the coding sequence ATGGAGATTCCGCTGGGAACCGACGCGATCGACGTTTCTCTGCCCCACTGCGACGTGACGGTCGCCGAACCGGCCGGCGGCGCCACCGTCGACGTCCGCGCGGCCGCCGAACGCGCGCTCGAGGAGCCGATCGGCCCGCCGCTCGAGGCGCGCGTCGATCCGGCCGACGAGGTTACGATCGTCGTCACCGACATCACCCGGAAAGCGCCCGACGACGTGTTGCTGGACGTCTTGCTCGAGCGCCTCGCGGACCGCGGCGTCGACCGCGACCAGGTGACCGTCGTCATCGGTCTGGGGCTCCACCGGCCGATGACCGACGACGAGATCGAGGCGATGCTGGGACCGCACGCCGATCTGGCGGTCAACCACGACCCGGAATCGGTGGTGGACGTCGGCGCGGTCGGACCGGACGACGACGTGCCGGTCGAGATCGGTCGACCGGTCGCCGAGGCGGACGCGGTACTGTCCACGGGCGTCGTCGAACCCCACCAGTACGCCGGGTTCAGCGGCGGCGCGAAGACCGTCGTCGTCGGCGCCGGCAGCGAGTCGATCATCCGGTACACGCACGGCCCCGAGATGCTCGCCCGCGAGGGCGTCCGTCTCGGCCGCGTCGCGGACAACCCCTTCCGGGAGACCATCGATCGGGCGGGCGATCTCGCGGGGCTGGACTTCTCGATCAACCTGAGCTACGGACCGTCGGGCGTGCTCGGCGTCCGCGCCGGCGAGAGCCGTGGGGTCGTCCGCGAACTCGCCGCGGTCGCTCGAGACGCGCTCTCGGTGCCGATCGACCGCACGTTCGACGCCGTCGTCTGCGGCGTCGGCGCGCCGAAGGACGCGAACCTCTATCAGGCGACCCGCGGGGCGACGTACGTCGCGCTCGGTGACCGCAATCCGCTCCGCGAGAGCGGTCGACTCGTCGTTCCCGCCGCGCTGCCGGAGGGGGCCGGCGACGGCACCGGTGAGCGGCGCTTCTACCGCCGATTGAGCGAGACCGCCGACGCCGAGACGCTCTACGCGGCGATGCGCGAGGGGTACGAACCCGGCGCCCAGCGCGCGTTCGTCGTCGCGCGGGTCCTCCGCGATCACGACCTGTACGTGACGAACAGCGGGGCGCCCGGCGTTGTCGAAGAGTGTCTTATGCACGCCGAATCCGATGTCTCGGACGCGCTCGAGGCCGGCAGCGAGGTCCTCGTCGTGCCGGACGCGCTGAACACCCTGCTCGTCGACGGCGGCGGGCGGTCGCAGGGCTGA
- a CDS encoding phosphatase PAP2 family protein, giving the protein MRLEEASATIREAFPAAYADLVVLVTELGGTTVPMIVLAVLFWCGNRRRSALVISYAVAGLALLLSIKALLGLPRPPADALLVPLEGEREGYGFPSGHAFAAAVVYGGLVAAYDRTRDALAVTAAGTVIALVSLSRVVLGVHYLGDVIVGALLGIAFVGAMDRFTRGDPRLGFAVAVVLAAVAVPVAGVTEDSLLGLGGSIGGLCSAGWIDRRPDPRSRLEAGALVVVGGAGAVALEAAEAVVAFAPALVALYAALVAWIFLSPIAVGRLDIGVADASRR; this is encoded by the coding sequence ATGCGACTCGAGGAGGCCAGCGCGACAATACGCGAGGCGTTCCCGGCGGCGTACGCAGACCTCGTCGTGCTCGTCACGGAACTCGGCGGGACGACGGTCCCGATGATCGTCCTCGCCGTCCTCTTCTGGTGCGGGAACCGCCGGCGGAGCGCGCTCGTGATCAGCTACGCGGTCGCCGGACTCGCCCTCTTGCTGTCGATCAAGGCCCTGCTCGGCCTGCCACGACCGCCGGCGGACGCCCTGCTGGTCCCGCTCGAGGGGGAACGCGAGGGGTACGGCTTTCCGAGCGGGCACGCCTTCGCCGCGGCGGTCGTCTACGGCGGACTCGTGGCCGCGTACGACCGGACGCGAGATGCGCTTGCGGTGACGGCAGCCGGCACGGTAATCGCGCTCGTCTCCCTCTCCCGGGTCGTCCTCGGCGTCCACTACCTCGGGGACGTGATCGTCGGCGCGCTCCTCGGCATCGCCTTCGTCGGCGCCATGGACCGATTCACCCGCGGCGATCCACGACTCGGTTTCGCCGTCGCGGTCGTCCTCGCGGCCGTCGCCGTGCCCGTCGCCGGCGTCACCGAGGACTCGCTGCTCGGCCTCGGCGGATCGATCGGCGGCCTCTGTTCCGCCGGGTGGATCGATCGCCGTCCCGACCCCCGCTCTCGCCTCGAAGCGGGCGCCCTCGTCGTCGTCGGCGGTGCCGGAGCGGTTGCACTCGAGGCGGCCGAAGCGGTCGTCGCGTTCGCACCGGCGCTCGTCGCGCTCTACGCTGCGCTCGTCGCGTGGATATTCCTATCACCGATCGCGGTCGGTCGCCTCGATATCGGTGTGGCCGACGCGTCCCGTCGGTAG
- a CDS encoding AAA domain-containing protein, with protein sequence MHVRGTVAGEVETKTVSTSYGESDLAEVPLRIAAVGDEAARTGATTRDAGSITDGGTSSDAEGGTIADADGSDGGTSAGAHLADGHEPTTVTLWNKWTESADYLEPGMELLVTDAAEDEYQGETRYKTTGDSYVVVEPSFLVNVTSIRNWVECPRLYYLNKLSGVPLNYPVVKGTLVHEVFGDLLRGRDLAESIDARVDERGLELGLLGETADAVAEDVRENATAIEGWLEQGRLTEEDSWRSEQLLISETFGIRGRADAVRRGAPVELKTGKNLKKEPRFKDKVQAACYALLLEEHGGDVDTGTLLYTKNSTLKRNEETGDLTPAKEFSMGEGLLKFVVRQRNELAAMEVAGDIPTGYEGSAKCEYCFEQDTCMVVSGRLDQESKAGQIGQALPDEELEYFERFYRAIEEERREVHREYAKLWEQSAQERADDDRALIDLEFLEKRELEGGRWELRARRTSGANSKIREGDFVLASDGHPVRGNSELAIIERLDDEIVLTADEPVEVTRLDVYPSELTTDRLLVAMHDFLLKGDERRKDVLFGRADPEFETVEETFIDNNDAQNEAVRMAVGAEDFALIHGPPGTGKTYTIARAIRAMVERGERVLLSAFTNRAVDNALEALLDQIGDVIEEDGVASPTQRNGDGEAVDVVRVGSESGVRDDMEPYRLERSGNPEDRVAKLQNAQVVAATTATCGSRVMKEQAFDVALVDEAAQLTEPGTHAAANLAERFVLVGDHEQLPPVVRAENDLTESLFERLVDLYPEAGVMLDRQYRMNQRIQVFASNEFYDGQLRPAEPEVAARTLDDLEGVSRDTLPPELRDPVSFVDVEGDGGRYTDGEEAARIADLIETYEAAGLERSDIGVIAPFRAQVSEISKHVPDDVAVDTVDRFQGSSQEVIIVSFTATGTLEGPIFEDYRRINVALTRPKRALVLVGDSRALASDPVYKRMLEWARA encoded by the coding sequence GTGCACGTACGCGGAACCGTCGCCGGCGAAGTCGAGACGAAGACGGTGTCGACGAGCTACGGCGAGAGCGACCTCGCCGAGGTGCCGCTTCGAATCGCGGCCGTCGGCGACGAGGCGGCCCGAACCGGCGCGACGACTCGAGACGCCGGGAGCATCACCGACGGCGGGACGAGTTCGGACGCTGAAGGCGGGACGATCGCTGACGCCGACGGAAGCGATGGTGGAACGAGCGCGGGCGCCCACCTCGCGGACGGCCACGAGCCCACGACGGTGACCCTCTGGAACAAGTGGACCGAGTCGGCCGACTACCTCGAGCCCGGGATGGAACTGCTCGTCACCGACGCCGCGGAGGACGAGTATCAGGGCGAGACGCGGTACAAGACCACCGGGGACTCCTACGTCGTCGTCGAGCCGAGCTTTCTGGTGAACGTGACCTCGATCCGCAACTGGGTCGAGTGTCCCCGCCTGTACTACCTGAACAAGCTCTCCGGGGTGCCGCTGAACTATCCGGTGGTGAAGGGGACGCTCGTCCACGAGGTCTTCGGCGACCTCCTGCGGGGACGGGACTTAGCGGAGTCCATCGACGCCCGCGTCGACGAACGCGGCCTCGAACTGGGCCTGCTCGGCGAGACGGCCGACGCGGTCGCCGAGGACGTCCGCGAGAACGCGACGGCGATCGAGGGCTGGCTCGAGCAGGGCCGCCTGACGGAGGAGGATAGCTGGCGATCCGAGCAACTGCTCATCAGCGAGACGTTCGGCATCCGCGGGCGCGCCGACGCCGTCCGGCGGGGCGCGCCGGTCGAACTCAAGACGGGCAAGAACCTCAAGAAGGAGCCCCGGTTCAAGGACAAGGTGCAGGCCGCCTGCTACGCGCTCTTGCTCGAGGAACACGGCGGTGACGTCGACACCGGAACGCTGCTCTACACCAAAAACTCCACGCTGAAGCGCAACGAGGAGACCGGCGACCTCACGCCGGCCAAGGAGTTCTCGATGGGCGAGGGACTCCTGAAGTTCGTCGTCCGCCAGCGCAACGAACTCGCGGCGATGGAGGTCGCGGGCGATATCCCGACCGGCTACGAGGGGTCGGCGAAGTGCGAGTACTGCTTCGAGCAGGACACCTGCATGGTCGTCTCGGGACGCCTCGATCAGGAGTCCAAGGCCGGCCAGATCGGTCAGGCCCTCCCCGACGAGGAACTCGAGTACTTCGAGCGATTCTACCGGGCGATCGAGGAGGAGCGCCGCGAGGTCCACCGCGAGTACGCCAAGCTCTGGGAGCAAAGCGCGCAGGAACGGGCGGACGACGACCGCGCGCTGATCGACCTCGAGTTCCTCGAGAAACGCGAACTCGAGGGCGGTCGCTGGGAACTCAGGGCGCGCCGAACGAGCGGCGCGAACTCGAAGATTCGGGAGGGCGATTTCGTGCTGGCGAGCGACGGGCATCCGGTCCGGGGCAATTCGGAACTCGCGATAATCGAACGATTAGACGACGAAATCGTGCTTACGGCCGACGAACCCGTCGAGGTCACCCGACTGGACGTCTACCCCTCGGAACTGACGACCGATCGGCTGCTCGTTGCCATGCACGACTTCCTCCTGAAGGGCGACGAGCGCCGCAAGGACGTGCTCTTCGGCCGGGCGGACCCCGAGTTCGAGACCGTCGAGGAGACGTTCATCGACAACAACGACGCGCAGAACGAGGCCGTCCGGATGGCCGTCGGCGCCGAGGACTTCGCGCTGATCCACGGCCCGCCGGGCACCGGCAAGACCTACACCATCGCCCGGGCGATCCGCGCGATGGTCGAGCGGGGCGAGCGCGTCCTCCTCTCCGCGTTCACGAACCGGGCGGTCGACAACGCCCTCGAGGCGCTGCTCGACCAGATCGGCGACGTGATCGAGGAGGACGGCGTTGCGTCTCCGACGCAACGGAACGGAGACGGCGAAGCCGTCGACGTCGTCCGCGTCGGCTCCGAGAGCGGCGTCCGCGACGACATGGAGCCCTACCGCCTCGAGCGCTCGGGGAACCCAGAGGATCGCGTCGCGAAGTTGCAAAACGCGCAGGTCGTCGCGGCGACGACCGCGACCTGCGGCTCTCGAGTCATGAAGGAGCAGGCCTTCGACGTCGCGCTGGTCGACGAGGCCGCCCAGTTGACCGAACCCGGCACGCACGCGGCGGCCAACCTCGCTGAACGCTTCGTCCTCGTCGGCGACCACGAGCAACTGCCGCCGGTCGTCCGCGCGGAGAACGACCTCACCGAGTCGCTGTTCGAGCGCCTCGTCGACCTGTATCCCGAGGCCGGCGTCATGCTCGACCGCCAGTACCGGATGAACCAGCGCATCCAGGTCTTCGCCTCGAACGAGTTCTACGACGGCCAGTTGCGGCCCGCCGAACCCGAGGTCGCCGCCCGGACGCTGGACGACCTCGAGGGGGTCTCACGAGATACCCTCCCACCCGAATTGCGGGACCCGGTCTCGTTCGTCGACGTCGAGGGCGACGGCGGGCGGTACACCGACGGCGAGGAGGCCGCGCGGATCGCCGACCTGATCGAGACCTACGAGGCGGCGGGCCTCGAGCGTAGCGACATCGGCGTCATCGCGCCCTTCCGCGCGCAGGTCTCGGAAATTTCGAAGCACGTCCCCGACGACGTCGCCGTCGACACCGTCGACCGCTTCCAGGGCTCGAGCCAGGAGGTTATCATCGTCTCCTTCACCGCGACGGGGACGCTCGAGGGCCCCATCTTCGAGGATTACCGGCGGATCAACGTCGCGCTCACCCGACCCAAGCGGGCGCTGGTACTGGTCGGCGACTCGCGGGCGCTCGCGTCCGATCCCGTTTACAAGCGGATGCTCGAGTGGGCGCGGGCGTAG
- a CDS encoding SPW repeat domain-containing protein: MSDSNRDDRDPNTASGTSGGTGRDERIRNASDVDSGTGVGDRPGGRDPRDDGTAIADEERRRKTSLLSIVIAAVGVWVAVSLLFFEFGEAALWNNALVGGVVALAGVYNAYRLSNDIPLSTGVSSLLVLLGLWLVVAPVVLDMPDGLFWSTIASGLLVAGLAGYNVYEAREARQVATDSARA; the protein is encoded by the coding sequence ATGAGTGACTCGAACAGGGACGACCGTGATCCGAATACGGCGAGCGGCACGTCGGGGGGAACCGGCCGCGATGAACGGATACGGAACGCCTCCGACGTCGACTCCGGGACCGGCGTCGGTGATCGGCCCGGCGGCCGCGATCCGCGGGACGACGGGACGGCCATCGCCGACGAGGAACGGCGGCGCAAGACGTCGCTACTCAGCATCGTCATCGCCGCGGTCGGCGTCTGGGTCGCCGTCTCGCTGCTGTTCTTCGAGTTCGGAGAGGCGGCGCTGTGGAACAACGCGCTCGTCGGTGGGGTCGTGGCGCTGGCCGGCGTCTACAACGCCTATCGACTCTCCAACGACATTCCGCTCAGCACCGGCGTCAGTTCGCTTCTCGTCCTGCTCGGGCTTTGGCTGGTCGTCGCTCCGGTGGTGCTCGACATGCCGGACGGCCTGTTCTGGAGCACGATCGCCTCCGGCCTGCTCGTCGCCGGGCTCGCGGGCTACAACGTCTACGAGGCCCGCGAAGCGCGGCAGGTCGCGACCGACTCCGCGCGAGCCTAG
- a CDS encoding nuclear transport factor 2 family protein, with product MSDRAESVVGDYYDALRNGDALAPYFLEAESTVKFGISESLFGFDAVSEALREQTETTAEWAVESRRLTVDERDGVAAFADAVTMNWTDTETGERKRFETRWSGTLVRTAGANDDASDDETEPPAWQFATLHVSTADEL from the coding sequence ATGAGCGACCGCGCCGAATCCGTCGTCGGCGACTACTACGACGCGCTCCGGAACGGCGACGCCCTCGCGCCGTACTTCCTCGAGGCCGAGTCGACCGTCAAGTTCGGGATCAGCGAGTCCCTGTTCGGCTTCGACGCCGTCTCGGAGGCGCTGCGGGAACAGACCGAGACGACCGCGGAGTGGGCCGTCGAGAGTCGACGGCTCACCGTCGACGAGCGCGACGGCGTCGCCGCGTTCGCCGACGCGGTGACGATGAACTGGACCGACACCGAGACCGGCGAACGGAAGCGGTTCGAGACGCGCTGGAGCGGCACGCTCGTCCGAACGGCCGGCGCGAACGACGACGCGAGCGACGACGAGACCGAACCGCCGGCGTGGCAGTTCGCGACGCTGCACGTCAGCACCGCCGACGAGCTATGA
- a CDS encoding zinc-dependent metalloprotease, which produces MNLYRSARAVAGASGDDMIDWQSAADAAKAVTDPGSLELEPDEREGYASDVREARAAVRSISGVDFDVPDTVEIQNRHHWIDANIATFERVMGALEEEVPAGAFPGVARTINTGTMTVLLAFLGRNVLGQYDPLLLADDPDENHALYFVRPNIRNAADSLEVDADRFRRWIAFHEVTHAAEFGAAPWLSDHLEERMKDGISALSDGSLDRASFQELDAAMTVVEGYAELLMDHAFDDEYEDLRRKLDARRQGRGPLQKLFRRLLGLGLKQRQYERGKNFFETVVENRDLETASRVWEGPENLPTQDELDAPTLWIQRVDR; this is translated from the coding sequence GTGAATCTCTATCGTAGCGCCCGGGCCGTTGCCGGGGCGTCCGGCGACGACATGATCGACTGGCAGTCGGCCGCCGACGCGGCGAAGGCGGTGACCGACCCCGGCTCGCTCGAGCTCGAGCCGGACGAGCGCGAGGGCTACGCCAGCGACGTGCGGGAGGCCAGAGCAGCCGTCCGATCGATCTCGGGCGTCGACTTCGACGTTCCCGACACCGTCGAGATCCAGAACCGTCACCACTGGATCGACGCCAACATCGCGACCTTCGAGCGCGTGATGGGCGCCCTCGAGGAGGAGGTCCCCGCCGGCGCCTTCCCCGGCGTCGCCCGGACGATCAACACGGGGACGATGACCGTCCTGCTCGCGTTTCTCGGCCGAAACGTCCTCGGCCAGTACGATCCGCTGTTGCTCGCGGACGACCCCGACGAGAACCACGCCCTGTACTTCGTCCGGCCGAACATCCGCAACGCCGCGGACTCCCTCGAGGTCGACGCCGACCGGTTCCGGCGCTGGATCGCCTTCCACGAGGTGACCCACGCGGCCGAGTTCGGCGCCGCCCCGTGGCTGTCGGACCACCTCGAGGAACGCATGAAGGACGGCATCTCGGCGCTGTCGGACGGCTCGCTGGATCGCGCGTCGTTTCAGGAACTGGACGCGGCGATGACCGTCGTCGAGGGGTACGCGGAACTGCTGATGGACCACGCCTTCGACGACGAGTACGAGGATCTCCGGCGGAAACTCGACGCCCGCCGACAGGGGCGGGGCCCGCTCCAGAAGCTGTTCCGCCGACTGCTCGGCCTCGGACTCAAGCAACGCCAGTACGAGCGCGGCAAGAACTTCTTCGAGACGGTCGTCGAGAACCGCGACCTCGAGACCGCGAGCCGCGTCTGGGAGGGCCCCGAGAACCTCCCGACGCAGGACGAACTCGACGCGCCGACGCTGTGGATTCAGCGCGTCGATCGCTGA
- a CDS encoding LSM domain-containing protein — MSGRPLDVLEASLGERVTVRLKSGDEYVGDLAGYDQHMNLVLEDVTIPLEGELEDETPVEDTTIIRGDNVVSITP, encoded by the coding sequence ATGAGTGGACGACCGCTGGACGTCCTCGAGGCGTCGCTCGGCGAACGCGTCACGGTGCGACTCAAGAGTGGCGACGAGTACGTCGGCGACCTCGCCGGGTACGACCAGCACATGAACCTCGTACTCGAGGACGTGACGATTCCCCTCGAGGGCGAACTCGAAGACGAGACGCCGGTCGAAGACACAACGATTATACGCGGCGATAACGTCGTTTCGATCACTCCATGA
- a CDS encoding 50S ribosomal protein L37e, producing MTGAGTPSQGKKNKTTHVKCRRCGEKSYHSRKKVCSSCGFGKSAKRRDYEWQSKSGDN from the coding sequence ATGACTGGTGCAGGAACCCCGAGCCAAGGAAAGAAGAACAAGACGACCCACGTGAAGTGTCGTCGCTGCGGCGAGAAGTCCTATCACAGCAGGAAGAAAGTCTGCTCCTCGTGTGGCTTCGGCAAATCCGCCAAACGCCGCGACTACGAGTGGCAGTCGAAGTCCGGCGACAACTGA
- a CDS encoding threonine synthase, which yields METTDAFAGLECRDCEATYDAADESHRCPDCGGILDPSYEYDAIDLDRETLESRPFGSMWRYEELLPFTRESAVTMDEGATPLVDCPTLAEEFGVERVLIKDEGRNPTGTFKDRGQTVAVTAATQHGATDVALASAGNAGQAAAAYAGRAGLDAHVYLPSRSGFTNKAMVNVHGGDMNVVGGRIDDAGAAYEEALDEHDDWYPLQTFVTPYRHEGKKTMLYETVEQLDWAVPDAICYPTGGGVGLIGMYKAATELRELGLIDDLPGLYAAQASGCAPIVEAYEAGRDEHDPVEHPDTICGGLEIPDPGASPWILEAIRETDGGAVATDDPDILEAAVQVAKREGLEMVPSAAAAASGAWELAERGAFDGDETVVILNTGSGNKEADVLRSHLMSQGV from the coding sequence ATGGAGACGACGGACGCATTCGCCGGTCTCGAGTGTCGCGACTGCGAGGCCACCTACGACGCGGCGGACGAATCCCACCGCTGTCCCGACTGCGGGGGGATCCTCGACCCGAGCTACGAGTACGACGCGATCGATCTGGATCGCGAGACCCTCGAGTCGCGGCCGTTCGGCTCGATGTGGCGCTACGAGGAACTGCTGCCGTTCACGCGCGAGTCGGCCGTGACGATGGACGAGGGGGCGACGCCGCTGGTCGACTGTCCGACGCTGGCCGAGGAGTTCGGCGTCGAACGCGTGCTGATCAAGGACGAGGGCCGGAATCCGACGGGGACGTTCAAGGATCGCGGCCAGACCGTCGCCGTGACGGCGGCGACGCAACACGGCGCGACCGACGTCGCGCTGGCCTCGGCGGGCAACGCCGGGCAGGCCGCGGCCGCCTACGCCGGCCGAGCGGGGCTGGACGCCCACGTCTACCTCCCCTCGCGCTCGGGCTTTACGAACAAGGCGATGGTCAACGTCCACGGCGGCGACATGAACGTCGTCGGCGGGCGCATCGACGACGCCGGCGCGGCCTACGAGGAGGCCCTCGACGAGCACGACGACTGGTACCCCCTCCAGACGTTCGTCACGCCTTACCGTCACGAGGGGAAGAAGACGATGCTCTACGAAACCGTCGAACAACTCGACTGGGCGGTCCCCGACGCGATCTGTTACCCCACGGGCGGCGGCGTCGGCCTGATCGGGATGTACAAGGCCGCGACCGAACTCCGCGAGTTGGGGCTGATCGACGACCTCCCCGGGCTGTACGCGGCCCAGGCGTCGGGCTGTGCCCCGATCGTCGAGGCCTACGAAGCGGGCCGCGATGAACACGACCCCGTCGAACACCCCGACACCATCTGCGGCGGCCTCGAGATCCCGGATCCCGGCGCGAGCCCGTGGATCCTCGAGGCGATCCGCGAGACCGACGGCGGTGCGGTCGCCACGGACGACCCGGATATCCTCGAGGCCGCGGTGCAGGTCGCCAAGCGCGAGGGCCTCGAGATGGTCCCGAGCGCCGCGGCGGCGGCCAGCGGCGCGTGGGAACTCGCCGAACGCGGCGCGTTCGACGGCGACGAGACGGTCGTGATCCTCAACACGGGATCGGGGAACAAGGAGGCCGACGTGCTTCGCAGTCACCTGATGAGTCAGGGCGTGTAG
- a CDS encoding DUF502 domain-containing protein, which yields MASWKRDFASGLIVLGPILVTLYVIYWLYGLLAGLTPELILQPDALVPLVPGTGDQAVQTRKQLAQFLRVVVALTVFIILTFSVGYLMRTTVGSLVERVVDNVANRVPVMRVVYNASKMAAETAFGEQDSLQKPCKIETWSGLRMTAFKTGKTTDDGREVLFLPTSPNITTGFVVEVESENIIELDEDVEDALTRVLSAGFGDANRNRGMDAGVSIDVVDEAQTRSLEGANTDQADDD from the coding sequence ATGGCTTCGTGGAAGCGGGATTTCGCGAGTGGGCTGATCGTCCTCGGCCCGATTCTGGTCACCCTTTACGTCATCTACTGGCTCTACGGGCTCCTCGCCGGCCTGACGCCCGAGCTCATTCTGCAGCCCGACGCCCTCGTGCCGCTCGTCCCGGGGACCGGCGACCAGGCCGTGCAGACGCGCAAGCAGCTCGCGCAGTTCCTCCGCGTCGTCGTCGCGCTGACCGTCTTCATCATCCTCACCTTTTCCGTGGGCTATCTCATGCGAACCACCGTCGGCAGCCTCGTCGAACGGGTCGTCGACAACGTCGCGAACCGCGTCCCCGTGATGCGGGTCGTCTACAACGCCTCGAAGATGGCCGCCGAGACGGCCTTCGGCGAGCAGGACTCGCTGCAGAAACCCTGCAAGATCGAGACCTGGAGCGGGTTGCGGATGACGGCGTTCAAGACCGGCAAGACGACCGACGACGGCCGCGAAGTGCTCTTCCTGCCGACCTCGCCCAACATCACCACCGGGTTCGTCGTCGAAGTCGAATCGGAAAACATCATCGAACTGGACGAAGACGTCGAGGACGCCCTGACTCGCGTGTTGAGCGCCGGATTCGGCGACGCGAACCGCAATCGCGGGATGGACGCCGGCGTCTCGATCGACGTCGTCGACGAGGCGCAGACGCGCTCGCTCGAGGGAGCCAACACCGATCAGGCCGACGACGACTGA
- a CDS encoding RNA-guided endonuclease InsQ/TnpB family protein → MYYAYKYRLEPSVAQREELDRHRDICRQLYNHTRYRLNEYRENHGELPSMTTLRSELPDLKKWWNDLSDVYSKVLQTVVERLFNNLSSLSALKQNGYGVGQLKWKPPREFRSFTYNQSGFKLDKKGGQTVLSLSKLADIPIRLHRDIPDDATLKQVTLKKEPTGKWFATFGVEVNREPPEKADRPKNAVGIDVGILKYAHDTDGHAVESVDLSDERDRLERERRKLSRKEHGSNNYEQQRDSVAERHADLKRKRRDFLHKLSAYYAREYDLVAVEDLDAKGLVELDGNSRNRAGAAWGTFLRMLEYKCEREGTHFVAVDPAGTTKECAACGVSTDKPMWVREHSCPSCGFTADRDWNAAWNILSRGIKQLGAGRSESTPVETALPTGASSVPAKRVLESGSLTLKDRTADAVSE, encoded by the coding sequence ATGTACTACGCCTACAAGTATCGTCTCGAGCCGTCCGTCGCTCAACGCGAGGAGTTGGACCGCCACCGCGATATCTGTAGGCAACTGTACAATCACACTCGCTACCGCCTCAACGAGTATCGAGAGAACCACGGCGAACTCCCGTCCATGACCACACTCCGGTCGGAGCTTCCCGACCTCAAGAAGTGGTGGAACGACCTCTCGGACGTGTACTCGAAGGTTCTCCAAACAGTCGTCGAACGGCTGTTCAATAACCTCAGTAGCCTTTCTGCACTCAAGCAGAACGGCTACGGCGTCGGCCAACTCAAGTGGAAACCACCGCGCGAGTTCCGCAGTTTCACGTACAACCAGTCTGGCTTCAAGCTCGACAAGAAGGGCGGTCAGACTGTGCTGTCACTTTCGAAACTCGCGGACATTCCGATCCGACTCCACCGAGATATCCCCGACGACGCCACACTCAAGCAGGTCACGCTCAAGAAGGAACCGACGGGCAAGTGGTTCGCCACCTTCGGCGTCGAAGTTAACCGAGAGCCACCGGAGAAGGCTGACCGACCGAAGAATGCCGTTGGAATCGACGTGGGTATTCTCAAGTACGCACACGACACTGACGGCCACGCTGTTGAATCGGTCGACCTCTCGGACGAACGGGACCGGCTCGAACGTGAGCGACGGAAACTCTCGCGCAAAGAGCACGGCTCGAACAACTACGAGCAACAACGCGACAGCGTTGCTGAACGCCACGCCGACCTGAAGCGGAAGCGCCGGGACTTCTTGCACAAACTCTCGGCGTACTACGCTCGGGAGTATGACCTCGTTGCGGTCGAAGACCTTGATGCGAAAGGCTTGGTCGAACTTGACGGCAACTCACGGAACCGTGCCGGAGCAGCGTGGGGAACATTCCTCCGAATGCTCGAGTACAAGTGTGAACGCGAAGGAACGCACTTCGTCGCTGTAGATCCAGCAGGGACGACCAAAGAGTGTGCAGCCTGTGGCGTCTCGACCGACAAACCGATGTGGGTCCGCGAACACTCGTGTCCGTCGTGTGGATTCACGGCCGACAGGGACTGGAACGCAGCATGGAACATTCTTTCTCGCGGTATCAAGCAGTTAGGAGCGGGGCGCTCCGAATCAACGCCTGTGGAGACTGCGCTCCCTACGGGAGCCTCTTCGGTTCCTGCAAAGCGCGTCTTGGAATCAGGAAGCCTCACCCTCAAGGACCGAACGGCTGACGCCGTGAGCGAGTAG